TCTTTGCCCTCTATTTCCCTTTCCAGATCCTTAATAATTCTCACCACACCTGATGATTTGGTTGTTGAGCCATAGCTTGATACTACCATAAAGTCCATTGTCAGGGGCAAATCGATAGCCCTTACCAAATCCGAAAGAAATAACATGCATCCTTTAAGAATGCCCACTATCAGCAAATCCTTGCCCTTGTATTCCTCTGTAAGCTGTTTGCCTAACTCCCCAACTCTTTTTGCTATTTCCTCTTCACTTATCATTATGTTTTTTATATCCTTCTGCAAAATGTTACCTCCTTATGTATTTGATCACAACAGCGGCTGAAGTTTCATCAGTTATTTTATACTTTTCGCTAAGCCTTCCACCTGCAATCCAGACAATCTCATTTCCGTCGGCAATAAGTTGGATCTCATCTCTTTCCTCTCGAGGCACCTTCTCATCTATCAGATACTCCTTGAGCTTCTTGGTTCCTTTCATGCCTATAGGGGCAAACATATCTCCAGGCTCGCGGTGTCTGAGTACCAACCCCTCTTTGATTTTGGAAGGATCAATGTAAATCATATCCCTTTGCCCTCTTAGCTCGCCGATATCCTTTGCCTTTCTTTTTTCAATTGTGATCCAGCCATTTGCGGTGTCAATACTATTGTCATAATCATATTTTAACTTATAATAACACTTTTTATCAGCCTTAACAATATCTTTTACCAATACAAGCTTATCATAGGATTTGTATGCCTTAAGCTTATATGGAAGCATCACCGCAGCTCCTGTTGATTTTTGCGCAAGCTTAAGCACTCCTTCAAAGTGCTTGAACTCAAAACCATTCAAAGTGTTTGAAAGTTTTTCTATGCATTGCCGGATGATTCTTCTCTGCAATGCTGTATGAAGTGCAGTAAGCTTTGGTACATCCATTACCACCCTGTCATCAAAAATATCTGCTACTGCGTAAAGTTCACTTTCAGCCTCTGTCTCCATGAAATCGTTCTCATCCTTTATTAGAATGGAAAATCTGTTTAATGCCATCATTATATTGGGATTAAAATTCTTTTTTATGTATGGGATCAACTCAAGCCTTACCTTATTCCTGTGATATATCGGCTCCAGATTGGTCTTATCCAGGCGCGGGGCCAAGCCGTTTTCCGCACAATACTCCTCTATTTTGCATCTTTCAATTTCCAGCAGCGGGCGTATGATGTTTCCTCTTACAAACTCGATGCCCTTGAGCCCATCTATACCACTTCCACGCATAAACCGCATCAATATTGTCTCTATATGGTCGTTCAGATTCTGTGCCACAGCTATTTTGTTTCCGCCAACCTCCTGGCATACACGGTCGAATAGCTTGTATCTGATTTCCCTGCCTGCTTCCTCTGGAGAAAGTCCAGTCTCCTCAATGTATGCAGGCACATCAAAGGTCTCTATGAAAGCCGGAATGCCCCATTCCCTGCAAATCTCCCCGACAAAAACTGCATCAGCATCTGCAGCCTCCCCCCTGAATTTGTGGTTCAGATGCGCTGCATAAAGACTGCAGCCGTACTCTCCGCATAGCTCCTTCAACACATGGAGCAAGCATAGCGAGTCAGGACCGCCTGATACTCCCACCACGATTTTGTCTCCAGCATTAAGCATATTATGCTCATATATTGTTTTTCTTACATCCTCGGCAAGACCTGCCATAAGCTCACCCTCTAATTATTTAGCTTTTCAACAAAATGAGAAATAGTATTTCACACTTTTGTCTCCTTAGTGTAAATCACGGAAACATAACTCATTCCTTAAAATCCTTTCCGTGATATATTCTATATGAATATGCTATCATATAGTATTTACAATTAAAAGTATAAAGTACAAATTGAATAATTGAACGGTTTTCACTTGTCTTTATCAAGCAAAAACCGTTCTTATTAAAACCGCCAGCAATACAGATAGGACAGCTATCACAGCGTTTAACGCATGTGTGAGTCTTCTCCCTGCAAAGCTGAAGCGGCATATAGTATCCAAGCTGTCGCATAAACTGCCACAGTCTGCAATGCTGCCATCAAGGCAGCTATTTACCATATCATACAAACCTTGTGGAAAATTGCACTTTTTTAATCGTTTAAGCACCATCGGAAGCTTCTCAGTCTCGGGATTGATGTCCTTATTCAGCAGCATGGATATTAATAGTATAATAATCGCAAAAACCTGATAGGATAAGTCCGCTGTCCTGCTGCCGGCATTCCAATTGCTTCTGTCATACATGGGAGTATATTCCTTCACTCTGTCACCAATTGGGGTGATGCTTCCCAAATCAATAAGTCTTATAAGCCTATTACTTTTATCAATCATTATATTTTCATATTTGAGGTCAGTATATACATACCCTTGTTCATTAATACCCTTTAACACATCTGCCATGATTCTGACAATATCCAGCTTGCTGCCGAAAGGCAGTTTTTCTTTCGAGATGGCATCCCTCAGTGTATAACCCTCAATGTATTCCATGATGAAAAAATGATAAAGCTTATTGTTCTTTTCACAGTCATCAAGCTCATATACTTTTGGAGCAAAGCACATGCGGTCGAATTTGTTCAGGTTGGCGTATTCCTTTGTTATGCTGACTAAATCCTGACTGATTTTCATTGCAAAGCTTTTTCCATCATCGTCAGCCACCAGATAAATCTCACCTATTCCGCCAGCACCAAGCTTTCTTAAAGTAGTGTAGGTCTTTCCGCTCCATCGGCCCTTGACTCTGTCATATTCATTGCTATACATAATACTTCAAGGCTTCGTGCTCCTCTGATATAACTGCTCCATTCACTTCATAATACTGATACATAAGCTCACAGGCCTTGAGTATAGCTGGTCCTGTAGGTGTGCCGCCTCCTGAGCTTATAAGCTCAAGCTTCTGCCTAAGTATGCTTATGTCACTGGTAAAACCGCAGATAATACTGCACATCCCGGCGTCCTCTCCTGGATAGGTTATGACAGCAATACTGCTGCTGCCTTTTCTTCCCTGCAAGCTCTCCAGAAGCTCAACCACACTCCTTCTTGCAATTGAAAGCTTCTCTCTCATACTTCCGCTGGTATCAAGCACAACAATGCACTTAAGGTTGATATTCTCTCCATACTTTTCAATAAAGTCTACGATCTTAAGCCTTGATTTGGGCTCCAGGTTCTCGATTTCCTCTCCCATCATGGCTTTAAGCTGTCTGCTAACTATCTGCTCAATTGTCCTTTGGGCGGTTCTGTGGGTGAGGTTCTGTATAGTCCTGCTCAAATCCTCTATATGGGAATACTCGCATAGCCCGCCTCCTGCCTTTGCTATTTCCTCAACCTCTTCAATATCCTTTTCATCACTGCTGCCTCTAAAGTTAATAACACCGATGGTGCTTAAGGTAATGCCGGCACTGTATGCCCTCTTTGCTGCATCAATAGGACTGATACCCACATTGGACCTGCCATCTGTGACAACTATTATCTGCTTTATTTCTCCACTCTCGATAAGTATAGCCATAAAAAAACCTCCCTACTTGGTAACTGTGTGAAACTTACTTTATAAGTCCTTACATAATATTTTCCAAAAAATAAGGTTGTTATTCAACATATAGCTTACATAGTCTCCCATACCTTTGCGGCCATCACTGTCATATCATCCGGAGCCACCCCGCCGTTTGCCTCCAGACAGCTTTGGACTATATCCTCTGCCATTTTCTGCGGATTCCTTGTACTCATGTTCATTATCATCTCTGCCAGCCATTTCTCCTTATCCACAATTTCCTTGTTGCAGTCTAGAACACCGTCGCTAACCATGATCACAAAGTCACCGTCTGTAAGTTTTTTCTTCACAAGCTCCACATCGATATGGCTGAGTATACCGACAGGCAGAGTGCTATTTCTTATGACCTGAACTTCATCCTCATGTTTTATAAAGGCGGATACGGCACCTACCTTTACAAATTCAACCTCTCCTGTATACTGGTTAATCACTGTCATATCGACTGTTGAATAGGTTTCCTCATTGGATTTTAACAGCATCATCGAATTTATAGCCTTTAAGGCTACATCCTTGTCAAAACCGGCATATAAGAACTTTTCCAGCAGGGTTATGGTAGTATTGCTTTCCAATGCGGCTTTTGGCCCGGTACCCATGCCATCGCTCAGAGCCAGCATGAATTTTCCGTCCTTCAGCTCTATAAAGGAATAATTGTCCCCGGAAACAGTGCCCGATTTGTTCATCCTTGCAATGCCTGTAGCAATTTGATACCTATGAGCCTCTTTCAGCTTTATGCTGCATATGCTTTCATGGATCAAATCGCAGGCCATTTCCTTCTTATTGAACTTCTTTCCCGTTATTTTGTTTACAATCGGTATGATGCTCTTCATACATTCACGCTTTCCGCCACAGCTGCTCATTCTTATATCGACATCCAGGGAACTTCCTGCTTTAACTACTATTACGTCCTTCACACGCACCGCCTCATTATCCAGCCCTACCATTATAAGCTCCTCCATATCCCTGTCAAAGTCCACATCCATGTCTATCCTTAAAGCCAGATCAGACACCACAGCGGATACCTCCTTTAGCTGATCGCTTACAAGCAACCTGCTTTCATTCATTTTTTTTCTCCAGCCGAGTCCATTCCTATATATATCATAATAATACCTCAGCCCTTCGATTATCTCCTCAGGCTTCAGGCAGCGCTCCTTGAAGCTCTTAACGCCGTCATTTCTCTTGGGGTCTCCCCCGTTTTCTATCATGGTGAGCATATTGAAAAGGTACTGGTAGCTCTTGTAGAAGTCCCTCTTCCAGCAGCTGTTGCTCATTCCACATCCAGAGCAGACCTTTCCGACTACTTGGTCTATTATCTGTGCTGCATCATTCTGGGAGAAGTAATTGCCATCCGGTGCTGCATCCTTCATTGTCTCAGCAAGGGATTTATATACTCCCGAAAGCTCAGAAAGCCTTTCTATGGTATGCTCCTTCACTCGCATATTGTAGGACCTTTCCTTGAGATACTCTCCAGCAATGATCGTCTTATAGCCAGACAGTCTTTTCATCAAGCTTGCAGGCAGACAAGCAAAAATTACAGAAGCAGCAAATATCTCATAAAATCTTATCAGCACCTCTGTCGAGCCATTTATGTAGAAGGTCATAAGAGCATTGCTGATTATGAATCCCATAGGGCAGCCAAACCGGCCAAGATTCTTCAATAATCCGCACATCAAGCCGCAAAGGCCATAGACACCTATGGCAGAAGGGAGAATCGAGCCAGATAAGGCTTGCACTATTCCCATTATGATTCCAACTGCAGCACCTATGCCCGTATTGCCAAGATGGGCGAAAACCATGATTATAAAAATAATGAGTATATTTTTTATTGAAAGGCCCGCTACATAGAACTCCGCTCCGACAAAGCAGAATGCTGCCATAACAGTAACAGCTACCACCTCCTCCGAGGAAAGCAGCCTTCTGTTCTTATAGTTCTTTATAATAGGTATTGAACAGTCATAAATATATATGAGTGTTACAATCAAAAGTGATTCTATAATGACCATTATGAGATCATAAAGGTAGTAATTCTGGACATAAAAAATAAAATAGCCTGCCGCAAAGTTAGCTAAAGCTGCTACTGCAGCAACCATCAATTTTTTATCAGCTTTGATCTTATGTGCAGCTACATACAAAATAATGAACACTAGTGCAGAAAAAAGATATTTCAGCAGTATTGTCTTCTCCCCAACACTTAGTACACCAAGCAGTATGCTTGTCCCTACAATAAAGACATTCAAATCCTGAAGCATTGCCGCTGCCAGAAAAGCCATACAAAAGGGATTTAGAAAGTCCAATATGACTGCTCTGCCCAGAAGCAGCCCCAAAATGCCCAATATCACATACAGCTTGAAATTACTGTTCATAAAAAGATCAATAGTGTGCTTTAACTTTCCACGTTTGCTTGTAACGCTATGATTTGAAATTGTTGCCAATCCTGCCACCGCCTAATACTTTATTGTTTTTTATATGCATTGCCGTTAGTGCTTGTACACTCATAAAACTCCAGTATAAAATTATCGTATATGAATTCTAACACAAGGAATTAGAATAATTTGTCAGGTTTGGTGGCTGAAACCGGAAAACTTTTAGACAGTGGGGAGGGTTTTTTGACATATGAAGTGTTGTATGTGCAAGATAAGACAAATCAATGCCTCAGGTGCAATAATCCGTAGTCAGTAATTGGCGCTCTAAGAATTACGGCAAAAAATAAAAAAACCCAGATTTCTCTGAGTTTTTTCACACTATTTTAGCACGTTTGCATTGATGGATAATATCTTCTTGGGGAGAAATACATCCTTCTGAGTTCCATCTCCTACCAAGGCATTGCCATTAAACCCCCAGGACCATAAATCCCCATTTGTCGTAATTACAGCAGTTGTTTCACCCCATACAAATATTTTTTCTGCCCCATCAATCACTTTTTTAGGAGTAGCTACAAAGTCCGGATATAAGTCAGAACCTGTCTGGCCTAATGAATTAGACCCCCAGGCAAACACTTCTCCTCTTTTATTGACAGCTATTGTATGATCTCTGCCTGCAGCTGCCTGTACCACATCCTCCATTACCTTTCTAGGCACAAACCCTTCTATAAACACGTTAAAAAATCTATTGTCACCAATTTCCTCCAATGTTATGTTACCAATACTACCCCATTCCCATAACTCACCGTTGTTTTTTATAGCCTTAGTAAGGCCTTCCGATATCGACAATTGAACAA
Above is a genomic segment from Clostridia bacterium containing:
- the tilS gene encoding tRNA lysidine(34) synthetase TilS, translating into MAGLAEDVRKTIYEHNMLNAGDKIVVGVSGGPDSLCLLHVLKELCGEYGCSLYAAHLNHKFRGEAADADAVFVGEICREWGIPAFIETFDVPAYIEETGLSPEEAGREIRYKLFDRVCQEVGGNKIAVAQNLNDHIETILMRFMRGSGIDGLKGIEFVRGNIIRPLLEIERCKIEEYCAENGLAPRLDKTNLEPIYHRNKVRLELIPYIKKNFNPNIMMALNRFSILIKDENDFMETEAESELYAVADIFDDRVVMDVPKLTALHTALQRRIIRQCIEKLSNTLNGFEFKHFEGVLKLAQKSTGAAVMLPYKLKAYKSYDKLVLVKDIVKADKKCYYKLKYDYDNSIDTANGWITIEKRKAKDIGELRGQRDMIYIDPSKIKEGLVLRHREPGDMFAPIGMKGTKKLKEYLIDEKVPREERDEIQLIADGNEIVWIAGGRLSEKYKITDETSAAVVIKYIRR
- a CDS encoding VWA domain-containing protein, with the protein product MAILIESGEIKQIIVVTDGRSNVGISPIDAAKRAYSAGITLSTIGVINFRGSSDEKDIEEVEEIAKAGGGLCEYSHIEDLSRTIQNLTHRTAQRTIEQIVSRQLKAMMGEEIENLEPKSRLKIVDFIEKYGENINLKCIVVLDTSGSMREKLSIARRSVVELLESLQGRKGSSSIAVITYPGEDAGMCSIICGFTSDISILRQKLELISSGGGTPTGPAILKACELMYQYYEVNGAVISEEHEALKYYV
- the spoIIE gene encoding stage II sporulation protein E — encoded protein: MATISNHSVTSKRGKLKHTIDLFMNSNFKLYVILGILGLLLGRAVILDFLNPFCMAFLAAAMLQDLNVFIVGTSILLGVLSVGEKTILLKYLFSALVFIILYVAAHKIKADKKLMVAAVAALANFAAGYFIFYVQNYYLYDLIMVIIESLLIVTLIYIYDCSIPIIKNYKNRRLLSSEEVVAVTVMAAFCFVGAEFYVAGLSIKNILIIFIIMVFAHLGNTGIGAAVGIIMGIVQALSGSILPSAIGVYGLCGLMCGLLKNLGRFGCPMGFIISNALMTFYINGSTEVLIRFYEIFAASVIFACLPASLMKRLSGYKTIIAGEYLKERSYNMRVKEHTIERLSELSGVYKSLAETMKDAAPDGNYFSQNDAAQIIDQVVGKVCSGCGMSNSCWKRDFYKSYQYLFNMLTMIENGGDPKRNDGVKSFKERCLKPEEIIEGLRYYYDIYRNGLGWRKKMNESRLLVSDQLKEVSAVVSDLALRIDMDVDFDRDMEELIMVGLDNEAVRVKDVIVVKAGSSLDVDIRMSSCGGKRECMKSIIPIVNKITGKKFNKKEMACDLIHESICSIKLKEAHRYQIATGIARMNKSGTVSGDNYSFIELKDGKFMLALSDGMGTGPKAALESNTTITLLEKFLYAGFDKDVALKAINSMMLLKSNEETYSTVDMTVINQYTGEVEFVKVGAVSAFIKHEDEVQVIRNSTLPVGILSHIDVELVKKKLTDGDFVIMVSDGVLDCNKEIVDKEKWLAEMIMNMSTRNPQKMAEDIVQSCLEANGGVAPDDMTVMAAKVWETM
- a CDS encoding AarF/UbiB family protein codes for the protein MYSNEYDRVKGRWSGKTYTTLRKLGAGGIGEIYLVADDDGKSFAMKISQDLVSITKEYANLNKFDRMCFAPKVYELDDCEKNNKLYHFFIMEYIEGYTLRDAISKEKLPFGSKLDIVRIMADVLKGINEQGYVYTDLKYENIMIDKSNRLIRLIDLGSITPIGDRVKEYTPMYDRSNWNAGSRTADLSYQVFAIIILLISMLLNKDINPETEKLPMVLKRLKKCNFPQGLYDMVNSCLDGSIADCGSLCDSLDTICRFSFAGRRLTHALNAVIAVLSVLLAVLIRTVFA